Proteins found in one Litoribrevibacter albus genomic segment:
- a CDS encoding DUF1513 domain-containing protein: MSQDRRSFVKLLAALAASPAIANATYVMPSSQKVSSPSFSGNILVSAFDDLKGQHYVGAYDLSAKTWLERVAVSRRYHSGVARFDGAGVVSQQLVFVARRPGNLAVVLDLTKRQVIELTAAEGRHFFGHAAVDADNRVWFTENDYVNGRSLLVARSGSRLETVDAEIDLQGIGPHEFRFLKDGRTAVIGLGGIETHPDFPRKKLNLDTMQSEILLVDTKAQQIIDRDKPLDPQLSLRHLDVAAVRDQVVIAAQYQGPKYEQFPLVYHYQVDQGLKPFDAPESVWQSMNQYIASVQINEDGSEVLVTCPRSNLVHLFSLTQGKWLSQFKLPDPGGACTDDLGRYLVSTGTGQIVCLSSNNGVLTLERDELVSDTRWDNHMDRVVVS; this comes from the coding sequence ATGAGTCAGGATCGTCGTTCATTTGTTAAATTATTGGCCGCATTAGCGGCTTCTCCTGCCATAGCAAACGCGACTTATGTAATGCCTTCCAGTCAGAAGGTTTCATCACCTTCTTTCTCGGGGAATATCCTGGTTTCTGCCTTTGATGATCTTAAAGGGCAGCATTACGTTGGTGCTTATGATCTTTCAGCCAAAACGTGGTTGGAGCGAGTGGCCGTCAGTCGTCGTTACCACAGTGGTGTGGCTCGATTTGATGGTGCTGGAGTTGTTAGTCAGCAGTTAGTCTTTGTTGCTCGCCGACCTGGTAATCTGGCTGTTGTTCTGGATTTGACTAAGCGCCAAGTGATTGAGCTGACTGCGGCTGAAGGCCGACATTTCTTTGGTCATGCGGCTGTCGATGCCGACAATCGAGTTTGGTTTACAGAAAATGACTATGTGAATGGCCGTTCCTTATTGGTGGCGAGATCGGGTTCTCGGTTAGAAACCGTGGACGCTGAAATTGATCTTCAGGGGATTGGTCCGCATGAGTTTCGATTCTTAAAAGATGGCAGAACTGCCGTCATTGGTTTGGGGGGCATTGAGACGCACCCGGATTTTCCTCGCAAGAAACTGAATCTGGATACCATGCAATCTGAGATCTTACTGGTTGATACCAAGGCTCAGCAAATTATAGATCGTGATAAGCCGTTAGACCCTCAGTTGAGTTTACGACACTTGGATGTCGCCGCAGTGCGTGATCAAGTGGTGATTGCAGCTCAATATCAAGGGCCTAAATATGAGCAATTCCCGCTGGTATATCATTACCAAGTTGATCAAGGGTTGAAACCCTTTGATGCACCGGAGTCTGTCTGGCAGTCGATGAATCAATACATTGCCAGTGTTCAAATCAATGAAGATGGCAGTGAAGTTCTGGTGACTTGCCCTCGTTCAAATCTGGTTCATTTGTTTTCATTAACCCAAGGGAAATGGTTGAGTCAATTCAAACTTCCAGATCCTGGTGGCGCATGTACTGATGATTTGGGTCGGTATTTGGTCAGCACGGGGACGGGCCAGATTGTGTGTTTATCATCAAATAATGGCGTTTTGACACTTGAGCGGGATGAGCTTGTAAGCGATACTCGCTGGGATAACCATATGGATCGTGTCGTAGTCAGTTAG
- a CDS encoding imelysin family protein, giving the protein MPKYKWMISKVGLFLALVSSGVSASDWQPTVETVTKEVIRPGYAHLASSFEALGKQADGFCTQPSEASYQQVQAAWKEAILAWMGVSWIHFGPISSGSARFDIQIWPIRKGITHKKVQSLLANTQLSTEDVDKSGVSVRGLTGSEYLLFSGSGGQLAQYQDESAKNRCIILGQAIANGHKSALALSKAWQTEEVISPFKQGVDMLDQAKEFESSASIVWNALLSEIEFIQLRKLEGPVNPHAKKAKPTQAESWRSEHSFNNIKHGLESLKQLYVLGFQKAIASQSAEMNTKVIQGFDQLIAEVAGFEQPMVLMLKDSSGRDRLKAYDRKVHEFYSFLRNDVTPLTGFVLGFNANDGD; this is encoded by the coding sequence ATGCCAAAGTATAAGTGGATGATTTCTAAGGTAGGTTTGTTTTTGGCTCTGGTATCTTCCGGCGTCTCTGCAAGCGATTGGCAACCAACGGTAGAAACTGTGACCAAGGAAGTTATTCGTCCTGGTTATGCACACTTGGCCAGTTCTTTTGAGGCTCTGGGTAAACAGGCCGATGGCTTTTGTACTCAACCTTCAGAGGCGAGTTATCAGCAAGTTCAAGCGGCCTGGAAAGAAGCTATATTGGCTTGGATGGGCGTCTCCTGGATTCACTTTGGTCCAATCTCTTCTGGTAGTGCGAGATTTGATATTCAAATCTGGCCTATCCGTAAAGGGATTACCCATAAGAAAGTACAGTCATTACTCGCGAATACTCAGTTGTCGACTGAAGACGTTGATAAGTCCGGTGTTTCTGTTAGAGGTCTAACGGGCAGTGAATATCTGCTCTTCAGTGGTTCGGGTGGGCAACTTGCTCAATATCAGGATGAATCGGCGAAAAACCGATGCATCATACTTGGTCAAGCCATTGCTAATGGACATAAGTCTGCCTTGGCCTTAAGTAAGGCTTGGCAAACAGAAGAGGTGATTTCTCCGTTCAAGCAAGGTGTGGATATGCTTGATCAGGCAAAGGAGTTTGAGTCTTCCGCATCCATTGTTTGGAATGCGCTGTTATCAGAGATTGAGTTTATTCAATTAAGAAAGCTGGAAGGCCCGGTCAATCCGCATGCGAAGAAAGCAAAGCCTACCCAAGCGGAGTCCTGGAGAAGTGAACACTCTTTTAACAACATTAAGCATGGGCTGGAATCATTGAAGCAGCTGTACGTGCTTGGTTTCCAAAAAGCGATCGCTTCACAGAGCGCTGAGATGAATACGAAAGTGATTCAAGGATTTGATCAGTTGATTGCTGAAGTTGCTGGGTTTGAGCAGCCAATGGTGCTGATGCTCAAAGATTCATCGGGTCGTGATCGTTTAAAAGCCTATGATCGAAAGGTTCATGAGTTTTATAGCTTCCTAAGAAACGATGTCACGCCATTGACTGGCTTCGTACTCGGCTTTAATGCAAATGACGGTGATTAA